A stretch of DNA from Campylobacter concisus:
CCTCGCAGTAGCTAAGGATCGCGTTATTTAAACTAACTGGCAGCGTTACGACAGGCTCAAGCTGAAGCGGATCGCCGACCACGACAGCCATCTTTGAGCGAAGTAGTGCGCCTAACGCGTTAGTTAAATTTGCCTGCCCTGCTTCATCTATCAAAAGCATGCCTATATCGCCATTTAAAAGGTCTTTAAAGGTGTTATTAAACGAGGCAAAAGTCGAGCTAATAACTGGCGTTAGCAAAAATAAACCCTTGATGATCTCACGTCTATGTTTTGCATCAAGGCCATTTTTCTCTGCCATCTTCTCATCGTTAAAGATAACACTAAGGGCACGCAAATTTGTCCTGACAGCCTCCTTGCAGGCAAATATCGCTGCCTTGTGCAAATTTAATGCCTCTTTAAAAAGCTCTATCCTAGCCTTAAAAAGCTTTGTCTTGTGAAATTTCTCATCTATGCCAAACTCCATCATAAATGGCATACTCTTTTGCATTTCCTCATTACTCTCGCTAAAGCTGCCGTTTAGAAAGATATCTAGCTCCTCGCTCCTGCCAAGTATCTTTTGGCGTCTAGCAAAGTCGCTTTGCAGCCTTTTGTAAAGATTTATCTTAGTGCCAAGCTCTGCAGCCCTGCTCTCAAGCCCTGCTATCTCGCTATTTAGCTCATTTAGCCTTGCTTCATTTTTCTCTTTACTCTCGCCATTTTGCTTGCTAGCTTTTAAATTTTGCTCAGCTATCTGGCGGTTTATCTCGCCAACCTTTAGCGCTTCGTCGTTATACTTTTCAAAGGCCTCTGTCTTAAAAATCTGCTGAAAGATAAAAAATGGCGGCTTTTCTGGTGTACTTAGATACTCCTGCAAAGCTTCATTTTGACTAACAACTCTTGTTAGCTTACTAAATTCAGCCTTTTTATCGTCAAGCTCGTCACTAAGGCTAGCAAATTCGCTCTCAAGCGGAGATAAAAGCTCCTCTATCTGCTTGGCTGAGTTATAACTCTCAAGCCTTCTATCAACATCAGCTAGCTCTGTTTTAAGACTCTTTAACTCCTCTTCTTTGATCCTGATCTCACTAAAAAGTAAATTTACCTCGTGAAGTGCAAGGTTAAATTTCTCCTTCGCCTCATCAAAGTCATCTATCCCCTCGCCCACTGCAAGGTACTTGCCAAGCCCCATCAAAAAGCCATCTTGTTCCAAAAACTCGCCATATTCGCCTGCGATCTTGTCAAACTGGCTGTGAGTCGGCTCGATCTTTACGCCATTAATTGCATTAAAAATAAAATTTGACTTGTTTTGCTTTGATCCAAGCGCCACGCAAAATAGCCCCCAAGCTGGCTTTGAAATAAAGGACTTCTCGCCAAATTTACTCTTTTCATCAGCCGAGAGCAGCCTTGTGGCTATAAATTTAAAATAATCAATCTCGCCCGCATAATCCCCTATGCTCTTTAGCTGACTTAGCTCCTTGCTCAAAATCTCAACCGCGCCGTTATTACAAGAGCTAACGACCATCTCGTAGCCTTGTAGCTCGTCATTTAGCCTAAAATAAAGCGCCTTTTCATCGCTGTCATAAACTGGCTCAAAGATATCATGCCTGCTCATTTGCGCGAGCTTCATCGCCCTAAGCGTCACCACTTCAGCCATCACATCCTTTAAAAGCGTCGTTTTTCCAGTGCCTGGAGCGCCATTTACGCTGTAAATTCCACCATTTCCATCTTTAAATTTCTCTATTATATTGTTTAGCGCCATTTGCTGTGAGAAATTTAAGGCAAAGTCACTTGCAAAGGCCGATCTTGGATAGCGATCAGCCTTAAAAAAGTCCCTAACTGCCCTTTTATTTAGCTCATCTCTAACGTCAAGCCGCTCAAATTTATTCTCACCGCTCTCGTCTAAAAACTGATCCGTTAGCTCATGCGTCCTGCCTGACTCATAAAATTTGACAAGTAAATTTATATCATCTATAAAAAAGCTATTTAAAAGGCCGTCGTTCTCTTTAAAATTTGGATCAGCGATCCTTACTTCAAGCCTGATCACATCTTTACAAAACGGTGTCTTTAGCGAGCTTTTTAGTTCCTCATGGACTGCTTTTACATAGTCACTTAGACGCATTTTCTCTTTGTGGATAGAAATGTTATCCTTGATATGCTCGCACTCTTTGTTAAAGTCGCTTTGGCTGATCTCTTTTAGGTGGTTTAGACGCACCATCGCCCAAGGAGCCGTTGGGATAAAGAGCTCATTTGATGAGTTTGGCGTGAAAAATGGGCTTAGCTCATCATCTAAATTTGCATCTTTTAAAGCAAAACTTTGCTCATTTTTGCAAAATACTAGATCGCCATAGAGCTTAAGCTTATAACAAAATGCCTTTTCAAAGCTAGTTTGCTCAGAGCGTAGCTCCTCTAAAATTTGCTCTTTTTCAAATTTCACCTTTGCTAGCTTTGATATCGCAAGGGCGAGCAAGTCAGTCTCAAAAATGCCGCCATAAATCGAAATTTCTACACCATTTTTTAAAAGTGACCTGTCAAATGCTCTTAAAATTTGCATAAATTTCTCATCAAAATTTGCGATCTCAAGGTCCATTGATTTTTTAAATTTGCTATTTGTCTTTTTTGGCTCGTCTAAGGTTTTTGGCTCTAAATATTGTGATAATAAAAAGTATTTTAAGGTATTTGCCCTACTCAAATTTGCGCCTTATTTTGTTGTTATTTAGTGATTATAGTCCATTTTATATATGATTAAACTAAACTTGTAATCATTGTATAAGTAATTTTTGGCTAATATCGCGGCTATGATAAAGGCAAAAAAGCACTTTGGACAGAATTTTTTACAAGACAAAGCGACACTAGATAAGATCATCCAAGCGATACCCAAGGACGTAGAAAACGTCGTTGAGATTGGGCCTGGCTTAGGTGATTTGACATTTAGACTTTTGCAAATTTATAAGACGACCTCTTTTGAGATAGATTGTGAGCTGTTTCAAATTTTAAAGGTCAAATTTGTAAATGAGATCCAAAATGGACAATTAAAACTTTTTTGTAAAGATGCTTTAGAGCAGTGGCAGCAAGAGGGCGGACTAAGTAGCGAGAACTACTTTTTGGTCGCAAATTTACCCTATTACGTTGCTACAAAGATGATACTAAATGCGGTAGATGACGAAAAATGCCTTGGGCTTATTGTGATGATACAAAAAGAGGTTGCTCTTAAATTTAGTGCAAAGAGCAAGGATAAAGAATTTAGCGCTTTATCGATCCTCGCTTCACTGCAAGGCAGGTGTGAGCTTTTGTTTGACGTGGATGCAAAGCTTTTTAATCCACCTCCAAAGGTCACATCCTCAGTCATCAAACTACAAAAAACAAAAAAGATTTTTGGCAAAGACGGGATATTCAAAGATGCAAAACAATACGAGGCTTTTAAAGCATTTTTAAGAGCTGCGTTTGCTTCGCCAAGAAAGACGCTTTTGAAAAATTTATCCACAAATTTTGACAAAAAGGCGTTAGAAGAAACTTTTGAAGGCCTAGGCTTAGCTCAAAATTTACGTCCACATGAGCTAGATGTCGATTCTTATCTAAAAGTATTTGAAAGATTAAAGGAAGATAATGAACGACAAAAACGAAGAGAAAGTTGTAACTAACCAAAGTAAAAACAACAAAAGACGAAGATTTAGACCAAAAAATAAGCCAAAACAAGAGGGTGAAACTACCGAGCAAACCTCACTAGCAAGCAAAAGCGTGATAGATAACTTCTTTGCAGCAGAGCAAGCTGAAAATGAAGCGCATGGCGAGCCAAAAAGTCAAAATCCTCGCCCAAAAAAGCCAAGAAACAATAAAAATCAAAACAAAAATGGCGAAAACAATAAGCCAAAAGAGCAAAAACAGCAAAAAGAAAAGCCAAAGCAAGAGCCAAAAGCTGAAGTTAAAAACGAGACAAAAGAGCAAAAAGAAAAACCTAAAAAGGCTAAAAAACCAAAGAAAAATTTACCTGCAAAGCTAAATGGCAACGAGCAGTGGCAACAAGACATCGCAAGCGCGATGGAGGCAAACAAAGCCACTCACGAGCTAAGACTTGAGCCACTAAAATATCTAAATTCAAGCGAGCATAAAATTCGCATAACACCACTTGGCGGTCTTGGCGAGATCGGCGGCAATATGACGATATTTGAGACTGAAACAAGTGCGATCATCGTCGATATCGGCATGAGCTTTCCAAGCGAGAGCATGCACGGCGTGGATATCCTCATCCCAGACTTTGACTACGTTCGCAAGATAAAAGATAAGATAAAAGGCGTCATCATCACTCACGCACACGAGGATCACATCGGCGCGGTGCCTTATTTTTACAAAGAGTTTAAATTTCCTATCTACGCCACACCGCTTCCACTTGGCATGATAAATAATAAATTTGAAGAGCACGGATTAAAACAAGAGCGCTCGCTCTTTCGATCAGTTGAAAAGAGAAAACCATATCTTATAGGCGACTTTGAAGTCGAATGGATACATATAACGCACTCTATCATCGATGCTTCTGCACTTGCTATCACGACAAAGGCAGGCACTATCATCCACACAGGCGACTTTAAAATCGACCACACGCCGATAGACGGCTACCCAACAGACCTTGGCAGACTAGCGTATTATGGCGAGCGTGGCGTGCTCTGTCTATTAAGCGATAGCACAAACAGCTATAAAGAGGGCTTTACAAAGAGTGAAAGCAGCGTTGGCAAGACCTTTGACGCGATATTTTCAAAAGCAAAAGGGCGCGTCATAATGAGCACATTTAGCTCAAATATCCACCGCGTCTATCAAGCGATCGAGTGGGGCTTAAAATACAACCGCAAAGTCTGTGTCATCGGCAGATCAATGGAGCGAAATTTATACACTGCGATGGAGCTTGGCTACATCAAGCTTGATAAGAAAATTTTTATCGACGCAAACGAGGTTGGTAAATTTAAAGATGATGAGGTACTTATCGTCACTACTGGCAGCCAGGGCGAGACCATGAGCGCGCTTTACCGCATGGCTACAGATGAGCACAAATATATAAAGATAAAGCCAAGCGATCAGATAATCATCAGCTCAAAAGCTATCCCAGGCAACGAAAACAGCGTCTCAACGGTGCTAAATTTCTTACTAAAATCAGGTGCGAGCGTCGCTTACCAAGACTTTAGCGAGATCCACGTCAGCGGCCACGCAGCACAAGAAGAGCAAAAGCTGATGCTTCGCCTCATAAAGCCAAAATTTTTCTTGCCGGTGCATGGCGAGTACAACCACATCGCAAAGCACAAAGAGACAGCTATAAGCTGCGGCGTAGACGAGAGAAATATCTATCTAATGAGTGACGGCGATCAGATGGAGGTTTGTCAAAAGTACCTAAAACGTGTAAAAACGGTAAAAACTGGCAAAGTCTTCATAGATAATCAAATAAATAAACAAATCGCAGACGACGTCGTGATCGACAGACAAAACCTCGCTGAAGCAGGTGTCGTCATGATAATCGCTCAAATTTCACGTCACGGCGCAAAACTCATCAACAAGCCTCGTGTCATCAGCTACGGCCTTGTGGGCGACAAGCAAGACGCTGAGTTTAGAAAAGAGATGGAGGGCGTGCTAGAACAATACCTAAGCAACGTCAAAGAAGAGCTTTTAAAAGATGGCAGACTGCTCGAGTCACAGGTGCGCCAAGTGATCAGAAAGCACATATTTAGAAAGGTCAAAAAGTCCCCAACTATCGTGCCGATCATCTATCTAATGTAGGGGAAATTTATGCAGACAATAAACCAAATCGCAGCTGAAGTCTTAGATGTAGAAGCAAACGAGCTTTTAAGACACGCTAAAAGCGTAGAGATAGAAGATGCTGTAAATTTAATATATAACGCAAAAGGCAAGGTCATAGTAACAGGCGTAGGCAAGAGCGGTCACGTGGGAGCAAAGATCGCTGCCACGCTTGCAAGCACTGGCACGCCAAGCTTTTTCTTACACCCAACAGAGGCTATGCATGGAGATCTAGGCATGATAGAAAAGGACGATGTTTTGTTAGCCATTAGCTTTAGTGGCGAGAGCGATGAGCTTGTCAAAATTTTGCCTCATGTAAAGCGCTTTGGTGTGAAAATCGTCGCCATGGCAAGAAGCATATCAAGCTCACTTGGTAAATTTAGCGATGCTTTTATAGATATAAATGTAGAAAAAGAGGCGTGCCCGCTAAATGCTGCTCCAACGGCATCAACCACGCTAACGTTAGCTCTTGGCGATGCGTTAGCTGTTTGTTTGATGCAAAAGCGCGGCTTTAAAAAAGAGGACTTTGCAAATTTTCATCCAGGTGGCAGCCTTGGCAAGAGGCTATTTTTGAAGGTCAAAGACGTGATGAGAAGCGAAAATTTACCGATAGTTCGCTGGAATGCAACCCTAAAAAGCGCGATCGATACGATGACGCATGGCAAGCTTGGCACAGTTTTAATAGTCGGTGAAGATGGTGTGCTAGACGCCCTTTTAAGTGACGGCGATCTTAGGCGCGCACTTATGAGAGAGGACTTTGATCTAGAAGAGCCAGCGATGAAATTTGCAACACTGCATCCAAAAGAGATAGATAACAAAGAGATGTTAGCAGTAGATGCGTTAGCCCTCATAGAAAAGTATAAAATTCAGCTTCTAGCCGTCGTAGAAAATGGCGTTCCCGTAGGCGTTTTACACATCCACGACCTTGCAAATTTAGGACTATAAAATGGAAAAAACAAGACTAAATAAATTTATCTCACATAACACAAGCTACTCACGCCGTGAGGCAGATGAGCTGATAAAAGCTGGCAAGGTTAGCATAGCAGGACG
This window harbors:
- a CDS encoding DEAD/DEAH box helicase, giving the protein MSRANTLKYFLLSQYLEPKTLDEPKKTNSKFKKSMDLEIANFDEKFMQILRAFDRSLLKNGVEISIYGGIFETDLLALAISKLAKVKFEKEQILEELRSEQTSFEKAFCYKLKLYGDLVFCKNEQSFALKDANLDDELSPFFTPNSSNELFIPTAPWAMVRLNHLKEISQSDFNKECEHIKDNISIHKEKMRLSDYVKAVHEELKSSLKTPFCKDVIRLEVRIADPNFKENDGLLNSFFIDDINLLVKFYESGRTHELTDQFLDESGENKFERLDVRDELNKRAVRDFFKADRYPRSAFASDFALNFSQQMALNNIIEKFKDGNGGIYSVNGAPGTGKTTLLKDVMAEVVTLRAMKLAQMSRHDIFEPVYDSDEKALYFRLNDELQGYEMVVSSCNNGAVEILSKELSQLKSIGDYAGEIDYFKFIATRLLSADEKSKFGEKSFISKPAWGLFCVALGSKQNKSNFIFNAINGVKIEPTHSQFDKIAGEYGEFLEQDGFLMGLGKYLAVGEGIDDFDEAKEKFNLALHEVNLLFSEIRIKEEELKSLKTELADVDRRLESYNSAKQIEELLSPLESEFASLSDELDDKKAEFSKLTRVVSQNEALQEYLSTPEKPPFFIFQQIFKTEAFEKYNDEALKVGEINRQIAEQNLKASKQNGESKEKNEARLNELNSEIAGLESRAAELGTKINLYKRLQSDFARRQKILGRSEELDIFLNGSFSESNEEMQKSMPFMMEFGIDEKFHKTKLFKARIELFKEALNLHKAAIFACKEAVRTNLRALSVIFNDEKMAEKNGLDAKHRREIIKGLFLLTPVISSTFASFNNTFKDLLNGDIGMLLIDEAGQANLTNALGALLRSKMAVVVGDPLQLEPVVTLPVSLNNAILSYCEAKDEFNLLKSSVQLRADKAQKIGTYIKGSGESIWVGSPLIVHRRCANPMFEISNETTYDNMMILGRDGASKFANTNVQTKWINVSSGEWIGNYNKAEGEVVKELLAGELASQNYNIRIITPFKDVCRNLKGAGTIHTMQGKEADVIVFVLGGATKGARAWAASKPNLLNVALTRAKEVIYIVGNRENWASLPYFEVAARKIDKG
- a CDS encoding ribonuclease J, whose protein sequence is MNDKNEEKVVTNQSKNNKRRRFRPKNKPKQEGETTEQTSLASKSVIDNFFAAEQAENEAHGEPKSQNPRPKKPRNNKNQNKNGENNKPKEQKQQKEKPKQEPKAEVKNETKEQKEKPKKAKKPKKNLPAKLNGNEQWQQDIASAMEANKATHELRLEPLKYLNSSEHKIRITPLGGLGEIGGNMTIFETETSAIIVDIGMSFPSESMHGVDILIPDFDYVRKIKDKIKGVIITHAHEDHIGAVPYFYKEFKFPIYATPLPLGMINNKFEEHGLKQERSLFRSVEKRKPYLIGDFEVEWIHITHSIIDASALAITTKAGTIIHTGDFKIDHTPIDGYPTDLGRLAYYGERGVLCLLSDSTNSYKEGFTKSESSVGKTFDAIFSKAKGRVIMSTFSSNIHRVYQAIEWGLKYNRKVCVIGRSMERNLYTAMELGYIKLDKKIFIDANEVGKFKDDEVLIVTTGSQGETMSALYRMATDEHKYIKIKPSDQIIISSKAIPGNENSVSTVLNFLLKSGASVAYQDFSEIHVSGHAAQEEQKLMLRLIKPKFFLPVHGEYNHIAKHKETAISCGVDERNIYLMSDGDQMEVCQKYLKRVKTVKTGKVFIDNQINKQIADDVVIDRQNLAEAGVVMIIAQISRHGAKLINKPRVISYGLVGDKQDAEFRKEMEGVLEQYLSNVKEELLKDGRLLESQVRQVIRKHIFRKVKKSPTIVPIIYLM
- a CDS encoding KpsF/GutQ family sugar-phosphate isomerase, with product MQTINQIAAEVLDVEANELLRHAKSVEIEDAVNLIYNAKGKVIVTGVGKSGHVGAKIAATLASTGTPSFFLHPTEAMHGDLGMIEKDDVLLAISFSGESDELVKILPHVKRFGVKIVAMARSISSSLGKFSDAFIDINVEKEACPLNAAPTASTTLTLALGDALAVCLMQKRGFKKEDFANFHPGGSLGKRLFLKVKDVMRSENLPIVRWNATLKSAIDTMTHGKLGTVLIVGEDGVLDALLSDGDLRRALMREDFDLEEPAMKFATLHPKEIDNKEMLAVDALALIEKYKIQLLAVVENGVPVGVLHIHDLANLGL
- the rsmA gene encoding 16S rRNA (adenine(1518)-N(6)/adenine(1519)-N(6))-dimethyltransferase RsmA is translated as MIKAKKHFGQNFLQDKATLDKIIQAIPKDVENVVEIGPGLGDLTFRLLQIYKTTSFEIDCELFQILKVKFVNEIQNGQLKLFCKDALEQWQQEGGLSSENYFLVANLPYYVATKMILNAVDDEKCLGLIVMIQKEVALKFSAKSKDKEFSALSILASLQGRCELLFDVDAKLFNPPPKVTSSVIKLQKTKKIFGKDGIFKDAKQYEAFKAFLRAAFASPRKTLLKNLSTNFDKKALEETFEGLGLAQNLRPHELDVDSYLKVFERLKEDNERQKRRESCN